A single region of the Streptomyces sp. NBC_00236 genome encodes:
- a CDS encoding D-alanyl-D-alanine carboxypeptidase family protein, translating to MPALKKAALSVTSAALLSVLLVGPASAVSQDATDDEPKPPTGMSQVGGAQLGRSGTQVNLGAGAPVLPKKLTGRSWMVSDAETGDVLASHNPHWRLPPASTLKMLFADTVMQAPALQPKTREYTVQDADLADLGEGSSLVGVKEDLPYTVHDLWLGVFLRSGNDAVHVLASMYGGVPKTVTDMQAHADELQALDTTVVSPDGYDAPNQVSSAYDLTLFARSGMQKADFREYCATATAQFPGEQKKGKKRESFGIQNTNRLLTGADGVTAYKGIAGVKNGYTTHAGNTFTGVAERNGKVLLVTVMHPSSEETHAVYKEAASLLDWGFAASGKVTPVGELVPPRSADTGTGTGKGAQAGKPAADKGGNGPGTTKAAAATDGSGGVGIALGIAGGALVLVAGAAFLVNRRWPLPDLVRRLPRR from the coding sequence GTGCCAGCTCTCAAGAAGGCCGCTCTGTCGGTCACCTCTGCCGCTTTGCTGTCCGTTCTCCTCGTCGGTCCCGCGTCGGCGGTCAGCCAGGACGCCACGGACGACGAGCCGAAGCCGCCCACCGGCATGTCGCAGGTCGGTGGCGCACAGCTCGGCCGGAGCGGGACCCAGGTCAATCTCGGCGCCGGTGCCCCGGTCCTGCCGAAGAAGCTGACCGGCAGGTCGTGGATGGTGTCGGACGCGGAGACGGGCGACGTGCTCGCCTCCCACAATCCGCACTGGCGGCTGCCTCCGGCCTCCACGCTGAAGATGCTCTTCGCCGACACCGTGATGCAGGCGCCGGCGCTCCAGCCGAAGACCCGCGAGTACACGGTGCAGGACGCGGACCTGGCCGATCTCGGCGAGGGCAGCAGCCTGGTCGGCGTCAAGGAGGACCTTCCCTACACGGTGCACGACCTGTGGCTCGGGGTCTTCCTGCGCTCGGGCAACGACGCGGTGCACGTGCTGGCCTCGATGTACGGGGGCGTCCCCAAGACCGTCACCGACATGCAGGCGCACGCGGACGAGCTCCAGGCCCTGGACACCACCGTGGTCTCGCCCGACGGGTACGACGCCCCCAACCAGGTCTCCAGCGCGTACGACCTGACGCTGTTCGCCCGCAGCGGGATGCAGAAGGCGGACTTCCGCGAGTACTGCGCGACCGCGACGGCGCAGTTCCCCGGTGAACAGAAGAAGGGCAAGAAGCGCGAGAGCTTCGGCATCCAGAACACCAACCGGCTGCTCACGGGGGCCGACGGAGTCACCGCGTACAAGGGCATCGCGGGCGTGAAGAACGGCTACACGACGCACGCCGGGAACACCTTCACCGGAGTCGCCGAGCGCAACGGCAAGGTGCTGCTCGTCACCGTCATGCACCCGTCGTCCGAAGAGACGCACGCCGTCTACAAGGAAGCGGCGAGCCTGCTCGACTGGGGCTTCGCGGCCAGTGGCAAGGTCACCCCGGTCGGCGAGCTCGTTCCGCCGAGGTCCGCCGACACGGGCACCGGGACGGGCAAGGGCGCCCAGGCCGGCAAGCCTGCCGCGGACAAGGGCGGCAACGGGCCCGGGACCACGAAGGCCGCCGCGGCCACCGACGGTTCCGGCGGGGTCGGGATCGCCCTGGGGATCGCCGGCGGAGCGCTCGTCCTGGTGGCCGGGGCGGCGTTCCTGGTCAACCGGCGCTGGCCGCTGCCGGACCTGGTGCGCCGCCTCCCCCGCCGCTGA
- a CDS encoding SCO4848 family membrane protein produces MKLSRPVSWFLLAFGVWSWFIWVTFVKNLWKDGSGLAFDDAGDPTAYFWVHLLLAITSFLLGTAVGVIGFRGVRALRSQGA; encoded by the coding sequence ATGAAGCTCAGCCGCCCCGTCTCCTGGTTCCTGCTCGCCTTCGGGGTGTGGAGCTGGTTCATCTGGGTCACTTTCGTCAAGAACCTGTGGAAGGACGGCAGTGGTCTCGCCTTCGACGACGCGGGTGACCCGACCGCCTACTTCTGGGTCCATCTGCTGCTCGCCATCACGTCCTTTCTCCTGGGGACGGCCGTGGGAGTGATCGGGTTCCGTGGTGTCAGGGCCCTGCGCAGCCAAGGCGCGTAG
- a CDS encoding metallophosphoesterase, producing the protein MAVLGFALAAVAVLALLVLVHRYVWRRLVGDTTTAGSMPRRAGTVAAYVLPLLSVGALVSGRTGTPFWLQQVLAWPGYLWLAALLYLTLALLAGELVRPLLSRLLARRAERYPVGAVAAEPVTAAHGSTVTTTAPPPAAPLAATPDPAAPSRRLFVARAVGGAAVVAGLGTTGYGAYGVLRGPRVKRVAVPLARLPRSAHGFRIAVVSDIHLGPVLGRAHTQRIVDAVNRTQPDLIAVVGDLVDGSVEDLGPAAEPLARLRSRHGAFFVTGNHEYYSGATEWVDHVRELGLHPLENARVEIDGFDLAGVNDIAGESEGQGPDFGRALGDRDRTRAAVLMAHQPVVIDEAVEHGVDLQLSGHTHGGQLWPGNHIAELSNPTVAGLERYGDTQLYVTRGAGAWGPPVRVGAPSDITVVELASRQA; encoded by the coding sequence ATGGCGGTCCTGGGTTTCGCTCTGGCGGCGGTCGCGGTGCTCGCGCTGCTGGTCCTCGTCCACCGCTATGTGTGGCGCCGCCTCGTCGGTGACACCACGACAGCGGGCAGCATGCCGCGCAGGGCCGGCACGGTCGCGGCGTACGTCCTGCCGCTGCTGAGCGTCGGCGCCCTGGTCTCCGGGCGTACGGGCACGCCCTTCTGGCTCCAGCAGGTGCTGGCCTGGCCCGGCTATCTGTGGCTGGCCGCCCTGCTCTATCTGACGCTTGCCCTGCTGGCCGGGGAACTCGTGCGCCCGCTGCTGAGCCGGCTGCTCGCACGCCGGGCCGAGCGGTACCCCGTGGGCGCCGTCGCCGCCGAACCGGTGACCGCCGCACACGGCTCCACCGTCACGACCACGGCCCCGCCGCCCGCCGCACCCCTCGCCGCCACCCCTGACCCCGCCGCCCCCTCGCGCCGCCTCTTCGTCGCGCGGGCCGTCGGGGGCGCCGCCGTCGTGGCGGGGCTCGGCACGACCGGTTACGGCGCCTACGGGGTGCTGCGCGGCCCCCGGGTCAAGCGCGTCGCGGTCCCGCTGGCGCGGCTGCCCCGGTCCGCCCACGGCTTCCGGATCGCCGTCGTGAGCGACATCCACCTGGGCCCGGTCCTCGGCCGCGCCCATACCCAGCGGATCGTGGACGCGGTCAACCGGACCCAGCCCGACCTGATCGCGGTCGTCGGGGACCTGGTCGACGGATCGGTCGAGGATCTCGGCCCGGCCGCCGAACCGCTCGCCCGGCTCCGCTCCCGGCACGGCGCGTTCTTCGTGACCGGAAATCACGAGTACTACTCGGGTGCCACCGAATGGGTCGATCACGTAAGGGAATTGGGCCTGCACCCGCTGGAGAACGCCCGGGTCGAGATCGACGGCTTCGATCTCGCCGGGGTCAATGACATCGCGGGCGAGAGCGAAGGGCAGGGCCCGGATTTCGGCCGGGCGCTCGGAGACCGGGACCGTACCCGCGCCGCCGTTCTCATGGCGCATCAGCCCGTCGTCATCGACGAGGCCGTCGAGCACGGCGTGGACCTCCAGCTCTCCGGACACACCCACGGCGGCCAGCTCTGGCCCGGAAACCACATCGCGGAACTGTCCAATCCCACGGTCGCGGGGCTCGAACGCTACGGCGACACCCAGCTGTACGTCACGCGCGGCGCGGGTGCCTGGGGTCCGCCCGTGCGGGTCGGCGCCCCCTCCGACATCACCGTCGTCGAGCTCGCGTCCCGCCAGGCGTAA
- a CDS encoding ABC transporter substrate-binding protein produces MRSIRLRILAIFAVLVIAGVVAWQLLPSDEGNTEPVTVGTTDEVTSLDPAGAYDAGSWAMYSNVYQSLMTFKSGAIIPEPDAAESCGFIGGKLQTYQCKLRDGLTFSDGKEITAEDVKYSFDRMMGIATDVGPSVLFPSLKNVVTEGRTITFNLSSRDATFPQKLATGAGSIVEKEAYSEHKLRDDGHVTGSGPYVLKSYEAGVTAELVPNTKYKGALKSTGGPVTVRYYKQSDDLLAAWKSGQVDVTHRQLPSSTLAELDPGAVDQHVTEADSAEIRNLVFNVRDSSPLADKKVRQAIAALIDRAPLVTDIYKGTVEPLYSLIPQGYIGHSTPFFDAYPSPSVTRAKELMQDAGVQLPLPVTFAYRDDDEYKKETAEISRQLEADGLFKVTVKAVEWQTFQKEYAAGKYDMYTVGWLPDYPDPDTFSQPLVGRENSLHNGYASKKMDQLISSTLEYSDRSRTSADFKELQKLVGEDVPLVPLWQKKDYVLAKPDISGSQYLSDGTGIWRLWELGWI; encoded by the coding sequence ATGCGGTCGATCCGGCTACGGATTCTCGCGATTTTCGCGGTTTTGGTCATCGCAGGCGTGGTCGCCTGGCAGTTGCTTCCCTCGGACGAGGGGAATACTGAACCGGTCACGGTCGGCACGACCGACGAGGTGACCTCGCTCGACCCGGCGGGCGCGTACGACGCGGGTTCGTGGGCGATGTACAGCAACGTCTACCAGTCGCTCATGACGTTCAAGTCCGGGGCGATCATCCCCGAACCGGATGCCGCGGAGAGCTGTGGGTTCATCGGCGGGAAGCTGCAGACGTACCAGTGCAAGCTCCGTGACGGCCTGACCTTCTCCGACGGCAAGGAGATCACCGCGGAGGACGTCAAGTACTCCTTCGACCGGATGATGGGGATCGCGACGGACGTCGGTCCGTCGGTCCTCTTCCCCAGCCTGAAGAACGTGGTGACCGAGGGCCGGACCATCACCTTCAACCTCTCCTCGCGTGACGCGACCTTCCCGCAGAAGCTCGCCACCGGAGCGGGCTCGATCGTCGAGAAGGAGGCCTACTCCGAGCACAAGCTCCGCGACGACGGACATGTGACCGGTTCGGGGCCGTACGTACTGAAGTCGTACGAGGCGGGCGTCACCGCCGAGCTCGTGCCGAACACCAAGTACAAGGGCGCGCTGAAGAGCACCGGTGGTCCGGTCACCGTGCGGTACTACAAGCAGTCGGACGATCTGCTGGCGGCCTGGAAGTCCGGCCAGGTCGATGTCACGCACCGTCAGCTCCCGTCGTCCACGCTCGCCGAGCTGGACCCGGGCGCCGTCGACCAGCACGTGACGGAGGCCGACAGCGCCGAGATCCGTAACCTGGTCTTCAACGTCCGCGACAGCTCGCCGCTCGCCGACAAGAAGGTCCGCCAGGCCATCGCGGCGCTCATCGACCGCGCGCCGCTGGTGACCGACATCTACAAGGGCACCGTCGAACCGCTCTACTCGCTGATCCCGCAGGGCTACATCGGGCACAGCACCCCCTTCTTCGACGCCTACCCGTCGCCGAGCGTCACGCGGGCCAAGGAACTGATGCAGGACGCCGGCGTACAGCTGCCGCTGCCCGTCACCTTCGCCTACCGCGACGACGACGAGTACAAGAAGGAGACGGCGGAGATCAGCCGCCAGCTGGAGGCGGACGGCCTGTTCAAGGTCACGGTGAAGGCCGTCGAGTGGCAGACCTTCCAGAAGGAGTACGCGGCCGGCAAGTACGACATGTACACCGTCGGCTGGCTCCCCGACTACCCGGACCCCGACACCTTCAGCCAGCCGCTCGTCGGCCGGGAGAACAGCCTCCACAACGGCTACGCCAGCAAGAAGATGGACCAGCTGATCAGCTCCACGCTGGAGTACAGCGACCGCAGCCGCACCTCGGCCGACTTCAAGGAACTCCAGAAGCTGGTCGGCGAGGACGTGCCGCTGGTGCCGCTGTGGCAGAAGAAGGACTACGTCCTCGCCAAGCCCGACATCTCCGGATCGCAGTACCTCTCCGACGGCACCGGCATCTGGCGGCTGTGGGAACTGGGCTGGATCTGA
- a CDS encoding TetR/AcrR family transcriptional regulator, giving the protein MVKEEKDVKEVKAPKSEQTRTLILETALRLFQERGYDKTTMRAIAQEAGVSTGNAYYYFSSKEHLVQGFYDRIAAEHEAAVQPVLAGDKDLAVRIRGVLLCWLDVAEPYHRFAAQFFKNAADPESPLSPFSRDSVSAREAAISIHERCLAGSGTKVDPELADLLPQLMWLNQMGLVLYWVYDRTDDAERSRRLVERISPIIARAIALSRFRVLRPLVRQVYEVLEEFLPGATGRAPAE; this is encoded by the coding sequence GTGGTGAAGGAAGAGAAGGACGTGAAGGAAGTCAAGGCTCCCAAGAGCGAGCAGACCCGCACACTCATCCTCGAGACCGCGCTCCGGCTCTTCCAGGAACGCGGGTACGACAAGACGACGATGCGGGCCATCGCCCAGGAGGCCGGCGTCTCCACAGGGAACGCGTACTACTACTTCTCGTCCAAGGAACACCTGGTCCAGGGCTTCTACGACCGGATCGCCGCCGAGCACGAGGCGGCGGTGCAGCCGGTCCTGGCCGGCGACAAGGACCTCGCGGTACGTATCCGCGGGGTCCTGCTCTGCTGGCTGGACGTGGCGGAGCCGTACCACCGCTTCGCCGCCCAGTTCTTCAAGAACGCCGCCGACCCCGAGAGCCCGCTCAGCCCCTTCTCGCGCGACTCGGTCTCCGCGCGGGAGGCGGCGATCTCCATCCACGAGCGCTGCCTGGCGGGCTCCGGCACCAAGGTCGACCCCGAACTGGCCGATCTGCTGCCCCAGCTGATGTGGCTGAACCAGATGGGGCTGGTGCTGTACTGGGTCTACGACCGCACGGACGACGCCGAGCGCAGCCGCCGCCTCGTCGAGCGCATCTCCCCGATCATCGCCCGGGCCATCGCCCTGTCCCGGTTCCGGGTGCTGCGGCCACTGGTGCGCCAGGTCTACGAGGTGCTGGAGGAGTTCCTGCCGGGAGCCACGGGCCGGGCGCCGGCCGAATAG
- a CDS encoding thiol-disulfide oxidoreductase DCC family protein — MRRHRTGGGRWSVERLTVLYDAQCSLCVHLRQWLLNQRQLVPLDLVPADSAEAHRRFPGLDHAGTLEEITVIGDRGQVYRGTSAWIVCLWALAEHRPKAHWLTTAAGRPFARATVLAAAKYRSLTAEPCRADGGGGESGGGDVACRVQGPGPAT; from the coding sequence ATGAGGAGGCACCGCACAGGTGGCGGGCGGTGGTCCGTCGAACGGCTCACCGTGCTCTACGACGCACAGTGCTCGCTCTGCGTCCATCTGCGCCAGTGGCTGCTGAACCAGCGTCAGCTGGTCCCGCTCGACCTCGTACCGGCGGACTCGGCCGAGGCGCACCGCCGCTTCCCCGGCCTCGACCATGCCGGGACCCTGGAGGAGATCACGGTGATCGGTGACCGGGGGCAGGTCTACCGCGGAACCTCCGCGTGGATCGTCTGCCTCTGGGCGCTGGCCGAGCACCGGCCGAAGGCCCACTGGCTGACCACCGCGGCCGGCCGCCCGTTCGCCCGGGCGACCGTCCTCGCCGCCGCGAAGTACCGCTCGCTGACGGCCGAGCCGTGCCGTGCGGACGGGGGCGGCGGCGAGAGCGGTGGCGGGGACGTCGCATGCCGGGTCCAGGGCCCCGGCCCGGCGACGTAG
- a CDS encoding MFS transporter gives MPHPLRTRSFRLLFVGRSLSLLGDAAIPAALTLAVYLATGSTGDLALVLACAMVPKLLLLPLGGVVGDRFNARTVALTTDLVRCVTQLFVGAELLSGTPALWQIAVAEAIGGAAGAFSMPTVSPLIRGTVAESGLLRANALMAVVGSAARIGGPAVAGALVFTAGPGWAFVLDGATFAVSAALLAAIEVRHVAIPRRSLIGDLKEGWGEVRSRDWYWTSLIAHAAWNGAAAVLMTLGPALFLRDLGGEGAWLALLQTGAVGLLIGSLVAGRARPRRPVLTANLGGALYALPLCLLAAHAPVGVAVVAYGTAMAGLGFLNPVWETAVQSAVPAHVLARVTSYDWLLSLGAMPLGYALAPLAASAWGPEVPLAVAGLLVGSACLATAAVPGVRRFKAPTEPVEAVTRTTGTPA, from the coding sequence ATGCCTCACCCCTTACGCACCCGTTCCTTCCGCCTGCTCTTCGTCGGACGCAGCCTCTCACTGCTCGGTGACGCCGCGATTCCCGCAGCGCTCACCCTCGCCGTCTACCTGGCGACCGGCTCGACCGGAGACCTCGCGCTGGTGCTCGCCTGCGCGATGGTGCCCAAGCTGCTCCTGCTACCTCTGGGCGGCGTGGTCGGCGACCGCTTCAACGCCCGTACGGTGGCACTCACCACCGATCTCGTACGGTGCGTCACCCAGCTCTTCGTCGGCGCCGAACTGCTCTCCGGCACCCCGGCGTTGTGGCAGATCGCGGTGGCCGAGGCGATCGGCGGAGCCGCCGGCGCCTTCTCCATGCCGACCGTCTCGCCGCTGATCCGCGGCACCGTGGCCGAGTCCGGACTACTGCGTGCCAACGCCCTGATGGCCGTGGTCGGCAGCGCGGCCCGGATCGGCGGCCCGGCCGTCGCCGGGGCGCTGGTGTTCACCGCGGGGCCCGGCTGGGCCTTCGTCCTGGACGGCGCGACGTTCGCGGTGAGCGCCGCGCTCCTCGCCGCGATCGAGGTACGGCACGTCGCCATCCCGCGGCGTTCGCTGATCGGCGACCTCAAGGAGGGCTGGGGCGAGGTCCGGAGCCGCGACTGGTACTGGACCAGCCTGATCGCCCACGCCGCGTGGAACGGGGCGGCCGCCGTCCTGATGACGCTGGGCCCGGCGCTCTTCCTCCGCGACCTGGGCGGCGAGGGCGCCTGGCTCGCCCTCCTCCAGACCGGTGCCGTGGGGCTGCTGATCGGCTCACTGGTGGCCGGCCGGGCCCGGCCGCGCCGTCCGGTCCTGACCGCCAACCTGGGGGGCGCGCTGTACGCCCTCCCGCTCTGCCTGCTGGCCGCGCACGCGCCCGTCGGCGTGGCCGTCGTCGCGTACGGGACCGCCATGGCCGGGCTGGGCTTCCTCAACCCGGTCTGGGAGACCGCCGTCCAGTCCGCCGTCCCCGCGCACGTGCTCGCCCGGGTCACCTCGTACGACTGGCTGCTCTCGCTCGGCGCGATGCCGCTGGGGTACGCCCTGGCCCCGCTCGCCGCCTCCGCGTGGGGACCCGAAGTCCCGCTCGCCGTGGCCGGGTTGCTGGTCGGCTCGGCCTGCCTGGCCACGGCGGCCGTGCCGGGCGTACGGCGCTTCAAGGCACCCACCGAACCCGTCGAGGCGGTGACGCGGACCACCGGGACCCCGGCTTGA
- a CDS encoding MarR family winged helix-turn-helix transcriptional regulator, with the protein MQQRDWTDGHVERWKPVLPELDPDVEGAVTRMKKLGVHLRRVREQSLVDFDLDRQEFDTLHKLAGRGGKAAPSELAADLDLAPASVTGRLDALERRGFVRRRPSTTDRRRVDVELTEEGRSTWTGAMEFLGHEEERLLGVLAKDERVLLNDMLRRIMVVAEHKGGAGWD; encoded by the coding sequence ATGCAGCAACGCGACTGGACCGACGGCCACGTGGAGCGGTGGAAGCCGGTACTTCCCGAACTCGACCCCGATGTCGAGGGCGCGGTGACCCGGATGAAGAAGCTCGGGGTGCATCTGCGCCGGGTGCGGGAGCAGTCCCTGGTCGACTTCGACCTGGACCGGCAGGAGTTCGACACCCTGCACAAACTGGCCGGCCGCGGCGGCAAGGCGGCCCCTTCGGAGCTCGCCGCCGACCTCGACCTCGCGCCCGCCTCCGTCACCGGCCGGCTGGACGCGCTGGAGCGCCGCGGGTTCGTCCGCCGCAGGCCCTCCACCACCGACCGGCGCCGCGTCGACGTGGAGCTGACCGAGGAGGGACGCTCGACCTGGACCGGTGCGATGGAGTTCCTCGGCCATGAGGAGGAACGGCTGCTGGGCGTCCTGGCGAAGGACGAACGTGTCCTGCTCAACGACATGCTGCGACGCATCATGGTGGTCGCGGAGCACAAGGGCGGGGCGGGCTGGGACTGA
- a CDS encoding succinate dehydrogenase iron-sulfur subunit, giving the protein MATPTLEKADKAPEPEAGFADSPYIMATFRIRRFNPEVSDEAQWQDFQIEIDPKERVLDALHKIKWETDGTLTFRRSCAHGICGSDAMRINGKNRLACKTLIKDLSPEKPITIEAIKGLTVLKDLVVDMDPFFQAYRDVMPFLITKGNEPTRERLQSPEDRERFDDTTKCILCAACTSSCPVFWNDGQYFGPAAIVNAHRFIFDSRDEGGEQRLEILNDRDGVWRCRTTFNCTDACPRGIEVTKAIQEVKRALITRRF; this is encoded by the coding sequence ATGGCTACCCCCACCTTGGAAAAGGCCGACAAGGCTCCCGAGCCCGAGGCCGGTTTCGCCGACTCGCCGTACATCATGGCGACCTTCCGGATCCGCCGGTTCAACCCCGAGGTCTCCGACGAGGCCCAGTGGCAGGACTTCCAGATCGAGATCGACCCGAAGGAGCGTGTCCTCGACGCCCTTCACAAGATCAAGTGGGAGACCGACGGCACGCTGACGTTCCGCCGCTCGTGCGCGCACGGCATCTGCGGTTCCGACGCGATGCGGATCAACGGCAAGAACCGGCTGGCCTGCAAGACGCTGATCAAGGACCTGAGCCCGGAGAAGCCGATCACGATCGAGGCCATCAAGGGCCTCACGGTCCTCAAGGACCTCGTGGTCGACATGGACCCGTTCTTCCAGGCCTACCGCGACGTCATGCCCTTCCTCATCACCAAGGGGAACGAGCCGACCCGCGAGCGTCTGCAGTCCCCCGAGGACCGCGAGCGCTTCGACGACACCACCAAGTGCATCCTGTGCGCCGCGTGCACGTCCTCGTGCCCGGTGTTCTGGAACGACGGCCAGTACTTCGGCCCGGCGGCGATCGTCAACGCGCACCGCTTCATCTTCGACTCGCGTGACGAGGGCGGCGAGCAGCGCCTGGAGATCCTCAACGACCGTGACGGTGTGTGGCGTTGCCGCACCACCTTCAACTGCACGGACGCCTGCCCGCGTGGCATCGAGGTCACGAAGGCGATCCAGGAGGTCAAGCGCGCGCTGATCACGCGTCGCTTCTGA
- the sdhA gene encoding succinate dehydrogenase flavoprotein subunit codes for MQIHKYDTVIVGAGGAGMRAAIESTKRSRTAVLTKLYPTRSHTGAAQGGMAAALANVEEDNWEWHTFDTIKGGDYLVDQDAAEILAKEAIDAVLDLEKMGLPFGRTPEGKIDQRRFGGHSRNHGEAPVRRACYSGDRTGHMILQTLYQNCVKEGVEFFNEFYVLDQLVVEEDGVKKSAGVVAYELATGEIHVFQAKSVIYASGGTGKFFKVTSNAHTLTGDGQAACYRRGLPLEDMEFFQFHPTGIWRMGILLTEGARGEGGILRNKDGERFMEKYAPVMKDLASRDVVSRSIYTEIREGRGCGPAGDHVYLDLTHLPPEQLDAKLPDITEFARTYLGIEPYTDPIPIQPTAHYAMGGIPTNVEGEVLADNTTVVPGLYAAGEVACVSVHGANRLGTNSLLDINVFGRRSGIAAAEYSANNDFLELPENPAQMVIDQVERLRNSTGTERVSAIRLELQECMDANVMVFRTEQTIKTAVDKIAELRKRYLDVSIQDKGKRFNTDLLEAIELGNLLDLAEVMATSALARKESRGGHYREDYPTRDDVNFMRHTMAYREVADDGTESIRLDYKPVVQTRYQPMERKY; via the coding sequence ATGCAGATCCACAAGTACGACACCGTCATCGTCGGCGCCGGCGGCGCCGGCATGCGCGCGGCCATCGAGTCGACCAAGCGCAGCCGCACCGCCGTGCTGACCAAGCTCTACCCCACCCGCTCCCACACGGGCGCGGCGCAGGGCGGCATGGCCGCCGCGCTCGCCAACGTGGAGGAGGACAACTGGGAGTGGCACACCTTCGACACGATCAAGGGCGGCGACTACCTGGTCGACCAGGACGCCGCCGAGATCCTGGCGAAGGAGGCCATCGACGCCGTTCTCGACCTGGAGAAGATGGGCCTGCCGTTCGGCCGTACGCCCGAGGGCAAGATCGACCAGCGCCGGTTCGGCGGTCACTCCCGCAACCACGGTGAGGCCCCGGTCCGCCGCGCCTGCTACTCGGGCGACCGCACCGGCCACATGATCCTCCAGACGCTGTACCAGAACTGCGTCAAGGAGGGCGTGGAGTTCTTCAACGAGTTCTACGTCCTGGACCAGCTGGTGGTCGAGGAGGACGGCGTCAAGAAGTCCGCCGGCGTCGTCGCCTACGAGCTGGCCACCGGCGAGATCCACGTCTTCCAGGCGAAGTCGGTCATCTACGCCTCGGGCGGCACCGGCAAGTTCTTCAAGGTGACGTCGAACGCGCACACCCTGACCGGTGATGGCCAGGCCGCCTGCTACCGCCGGGGTCTGCCGCTGGAGGACATGGAGTTCTTCCAGTTCCACCCGACGGGCATCTGGCGCATGGGCATCCTGCTGACGGAGGGCGCCCGCGGTGAGGGCGGCATCCTCCGCAACAAGGACGGCGAGCGCTTCATGGAGAAGTACGCGCCCGTCATGAAGGACCTCGCGTCCCGTGACGTCGTGTCCCGCTCCATCTACACGGAGATCCGTGAGGGCCGCGGCTGCGGTCCGGCCGGCGACCACGTCTACCTGGACCTGACGCACCTCCCGCCGGAGCAGCTGGACGCCAAGCTCCCGGACATCACGGAGTTCGCGCGTACGTACCTCGGCATCGAGCCCTACACGGACCCGATCCCGATCCAGCCGACCGCGCACTACGCCATGGGCGGCATCCCGACCAACGTCGAGGGCGAGGTGCTGGCCGACAACACCACCGTCGTCCCGGGCCTGTACGCCGCCGGCGAGGTCGCCTGTGTCTCCGTGCACGGCGCCAACCGCCTGGGCACCAACTCGCTGCTCGACATCAACGTCTTCGGACGCCGGTCGGGCATCGCCGCCGCCGAGTACTCCGCGAACAACGACTTCCTCGAGCTTCCCGAGAACCCGGCGCAGATGGTCATCGACCAGGTCGAGCGGCTGCGCAACTCCACGGGCACCGAGCGCGTCTCGGCGATCCGCCTGGAGCTGCAGGAGTGCATGGACGCCAACGTGATGGTGTTCCGCACCGAGCAGACGATCAAGACCGCGGTCGACAAGATCGCCGAGCTGCGCAAGCGCTACCTCGACGTGTCGATCCAGGACAAGGGCAAGCGGTTCAACACCGACCTGCTGGAGGCCATCGAGCTGGGCAACCTGCTCGACCTCGCCGAGGTCATGGCCACCTCGGCGCTGGCGCGCAAGGAGTCCCGCGGCGGTCACTACCGCGAGGACTACCCGACCCGCGACGACGTCAACTTCATGCGCCACACCATGGCGTACCGCGAGGTCGCCGACGACGGCACCGAGTCGATCCGGCTGGACTACAAGCCGGTCGTCCAGACCCGCTACCAGCCGATGGAGCGTAAGTACTGA
- a CDS encoding succinate dehydrogenase hydrophobic membrane anchor subunit: protein MSTETSAIGDVEGSALYDVDNPAPVIEPPRKRTGKTPKGSRTNFEMYAWLFMRLSGIVLVVLVIGHLLIQLVLDGGVSKIGFAFVAGRWASPFWQMWDLAMLWLAMLHGANGLRTVINDYAERDNTRFWLKMLLYTATVFTVLLGTLVIFTFDPNIR from the coding sequence ATGTCCACCGAGACTTCCGCGATCGGCGACGTCGAGGGCTCCGCCCTCTACGACGTCGACAACCCCGCGCCCGTGATCGAGCCGCCCCGCAAGCGGACCGGCAAGACCCCCAAGGGCTCGCGCACCAACTTCGAGATGTACGCCTGGCTCTTCATGCGCCTGTCGGGCATCGTGCTGGTCGTCCTCGTCATCGGCCACCTGCTGATCCAGCTGGTGCTGGACGGCGGCGTCTCCAAGATCGGCTTCGCCTTCGTGGCGGGCCGCTGGGCCTCGCCGTTCTGGCAGATGTGGGACCTGGCGATGCTGTGGCTCGCCATGCTGCACGGCGCCAACGGTCTCCGTACGGTCATCAACGACTACGCCGAACGGGACAACACCCGTTTCTGGCTGAAGATGCTGCTGTACACCGCCACGGTGTTCACCGTCCTGCTGGGCACGCTGGTGATCTTCACCTTCGACCCGAACATCCGCTAG